TCTTCCGCCTCGGTCTCGACTCCGTACCTGGCAGCCGCCCTGATCAGCCCCGGCCGAAGGCGGGCACACTCGTGCCAGAACTCGTTGATCTCCACCGAGCAAAACGCACTGCCATTCTTCTCACCCCTGTTCGCCACGGTCTTCCCTTCGCCCACCACAAATAATAATCCCCGCGGATTGCAGCGGGATTATTCTGGGGGCGCGCTCATCGAGCTCTGTTGCTCGACAGTCACCATGTCATTCCGTTCCGTCCGCTCGTACCGCCGTTCGTGGGAAACCGAGACCCGCTCGAGACCTCGCGGTGAGTCTCCTCACTGCGAGCCGATTAGGCCGGGACCGTATTCACGAGTGGAGACATCCACAAGGCGTCTCCACACCAGTTGTCGTTTAGTTGAAGGGTGAACATGCTTCACAAGCGATTTCTTAGCCTTGTACTGGCAATCCTGGCCTCGCTGGCCGCGGTGACGGCCGGTGCGGCACCCGCGGCCGCGGCCCCACAGGGCCCCGATGGCCGTGAGTCGACGCGTGCACTCATATTGACGATCAGCGAGGGTGAGCGGCCGCGACCCGATGCCGCCAAGGCCGTGCTGACATGCGATCCGGCCGGGGGAACGCATCCACTGAGCGAGGCGGCCTGCGCGGAGCTCGCGGCGGTGAACGGGGATGTGGCCGCGGTCGAACTGGAACCGCAGCGGCCGTGCTATCTGATCTACCGACCGGTCACCGTCACCGCGCACGGGCCCTGGAACGGCAGGCCGATCTCGTATCGGGAAACTTTCCCCAATGACTGCGTTCTGGATGTGATTAAGGGACCGATTTTCCGCTTCTGAACCATGCCGGTTCGATGCGTGGCCAATAACGACACTTCAGGTTAAATCGCCGCGAAGGCGGGAGGGGCTCTCCGGATCATCGA
The sequence above is drawn from the Amycolatopsis aidingensis genome and encodes:
- a CDS encoding subtilase-type protease inhibitor, with the translated sequence MTAGAAPAAAAPQGPDGRESTRALILTISEGERPRPDAAKAVLTCDPAGGTHPLSEAACAELAAVNGDVAAVELEPQRPCYLIYRPVTVTAHGPWNGRPISYRETFPNDCVLDVIKGPIFRF